Proteins from one Pseudodesulfovibrio hydrargyri genomic window:
- a CDS encoding desulfoferrodoxin family protein, producing the protein MSNRRVFLKSALALAAGLSLGVHKASAETGPFPSNIVYTADDPGIWEKKAAIHLPQVSMADGKLTVQTKHSMSAAHFIVRHTVVAADGTVIGATVFTPEDKPVSTYDLPAKGEYYATSFCNLHDFWVTKFTV; encoded by the coding sequence ATGAGCAACAGACGTGTTTTCCTCAAATCGGCCCTGGCCCTGGCGGCCGGGCTTTCCCTCGGTGTCCACAAGGCTTCGGCCGAAACCGGCCCGTTCCCTTCGAACATCGTCTACACGGCCGACGATCCCGGTATCTGGGAGAAGAAGGCCGCGATTCACCTGCCCCAGGTGAGCATGGCGGACGGCAAACTGACCGTGCAGACCAAGCACTCCATGAGCGCGGCCCATTTTATCGTCCGCCATACCGTTGTCGCTGCGGACGGCACGGTCATCGGCGCCACGGTCTTCACGCCCGAGGACAAGCCTGTTTCCACCTACGACCTTCCGGCCAAGGGTGAATACTACGCCACAAGCTTCTGTAACCTGCATGATTTCTGGGTAACCAAGTTCACCGTCTAG
- a CDS encoding methyl-accepting chemotaxis protein: MKIRAKFISSIIVPVVVSVVVISSVVSLQVSSTVTEQFKMSSQEELRVVDGFVTQLLKGPAEIAKYVASLPAMTEGTGEWTRYFDLPAGDNPVLHEGMSDKERSAFYTFERLMKSHPDFAYVYAGLEDGGYTQSPSENMGNKFDPRKRPWYTQGKQSATEVTLLSAYITTQGVPNIGVVAKAHDASGKLVGIGAVDMSLAKLTEIAASIKIGKTGYMMIIQNDGTILADPRHKDFVFKKMGELPGTFVTLDGTKGGLVEDLDIDGVNMFGSVYVSPESGWKYVALIERGEIMGASNTAVLNTAVIGLVIAALFALGGWRIAKSMTGPIIRSGEFTRQVAGGDLTAAITVSGKDEVAVLAQDLSEMGRTLRGVVGDVRSTVDGVASGAVELSATAESLAQAATEQAANVEEVASSMEQMLANISQNAENARETEHIAQRSAVDAERGGQSVAQTVVAMREIADKISVIEEIARQTNLLALNAAIEAARAGEHGKGFAVVAAEVRKLAERSGMAAAEISDLSISSVQVAEEAGEMLGKMVPDIKHTAELIQEITAASNEQQSGAEGVNTAIHQLDQVIQQIASASEEMSSTSEELASQAEHLKSAVAYFKIDGNSSTRPTRASRRSATPALHSERGEPGGGDGFERF, from the coding sequence ATGAAGATTAGAGCCAAGTTTATTTCGTCGATCATCGTTCCGGTGGTCGTGTCCGTGGTCGTCATCTCCAGCGTGGTCTCCCTGCAGGTGAGCAGCACGGTCACGGAGCAGTTCAAGATGTCGTCCCAGGAAGAACTGCGTGTGGTTGACGGCTTCGTCACACAATTGCTGAAGGGGCCTGCAGAAATCGCGAAATACGTCGCTTCCCTTCCGGCCATGACCGAAGGAACGGGAGAGTGGACCCGCTATTTCGATTTGCCCGCCGGCGACAATCCCGTCCTGCACGAGGGCATGAGCGACAAGGAACGCTCCGCATTCTACACCTTTGAACGGTTGATGAAGTCCCACCCGGATTTCGCCTACGTCTATGCCGGGCTAGAAGACGGCGGCTACACCCAGTCCCCCAGCGAGAACATGGGCAACAAGTTCGATCCCAGAAAGCGGCCGTGGTACACCCAGGGCAAGCAGTCGGCCACGGAAGTGACCCTGCTGAGCGCCTACATCACCACCCAAGGGGTGCCGAACATCGGCGTCGTGGCAAAGGCGCATGACGCCTCCGGCAAGCTCGTGGGCATCGGGGCCGTGGATATGTCCCTGGCGAAGCTTACGGAAATCGCGGCCAGCATCAAGATCGGCAAGACCGGCTATATGATGATTATCCAGAATGACGGAACCATTTTGGCCGATCCCAGGCACAAGGATTTCGTCTTCAAGAAGATGGGCGAACTGCCCGGAACCTTTGTGACGTTGGACGGAACAAAGGGCGGACTGGTCGAGGATCTCGACATCGACGGCGTGAACATGTTCGGCAGCGTCTACGTCTCTCCGGAATCCGGCTGGAAGTACGTGGCGCTCATCGAGCGCGGTGAGATCATGGGCGCGTCCAACACTGCCGTTCTCAACACCGCCGTCATCGGGCTGGTCATCGCGGCCCTGTTCGCCTTGGGCGGCTGGCGGATCGCCAAGTCCATGACCGGCCCCATCATCCGGAGCGGCGAGTTTACGCGCCAGGTGGCCGGTGGCGATCTGACGGCCGCCATCACCGTGTCCGGCAAGGATGAGGTGGCCGTTCTCGCCCAGGACCTGTCCGAAATGGGCCGCACGCTCCGGGGCGTGGTCGGCGACGTCAGAAGCACTGTGGACGGAGTGGCCTCCGGAGCGGTGGAGTTGTCGGCCACGGCGGAGAGTCTGGCCCAGGCCGCCACCGAGCAGGCGGCCAATGTCGAGGAGGTGGCCTCGTCCATGGAACAGATGTTGGCCAATATCAGTCAGAACGCCGAGAACGCCCGCGAGACCGAGCATATAGCCCAACGATCCGCCGTTGACGCGGAGCGGGGCGGCCAGTCGGTGGCCCAGACCGTGGTGGCCATGCGCGAGATCGCGGACAAGATATCCGTCATCGAGGAAATCGCCCGGCAGACCAACCTCCTGGCCCTGAACGCGGCCATCGAAGCGGCCCGGGCGGGTGAGCACGGCAAGGGATTCGCCGTTGTCGCCGCTGAAGTCAGAAAGCTGGCGGAACGCTCCGGCATGGCCGCTGCGGAAATCAGCGACCTTTCCATCTCGAGCGTGCAGGTGGCCGAGGAAGCGGGTGAAATGCTGGGCAAGATGGTCCCGGACATCAAGCATACCGCAGAGCTCATCCAGGAGATCACGGCCGCGAGCAACGAGCAGCAGTCCGGCGCGGAAGGCGTCAATACCGCCATCCATCAACTGGATCAGGTCATCCAGCAGATCGCCTCGGCCTCGGAGGAGATGTCGTCCACGTCCGAGGAACTGGCCAGCCAGGCCGAGCATCTCAAGAGCGCGGTGGCCTACTTCAAGATCGACGGCAACAGTTCCACACGGCCCACTAGGGCGAGCAGGAGAAGTGCCACTCCCGCCCTGCATTCCGAGAGGGGAGAGCCCGGAGGCGGAGACGGGTTCGAGAGATTCTGA
- a CDS encoding TetR/AcrR family transcriptional regulator, which yields MARNKEYEKDQVLNAATRVFWEKGYTGTSVNALVQATGLGKRSMYKEFGSKENLFRECLQNYMFNLNREASSILSRQPLGLANIEAFFANRIDQASICDSDGCMVINSAVEKKLIDAGTFDLVQESLAGLEDAFFACLEAAADRGEIPEGKDLEVLAGFLMTFTAGMMALCKTKPGKMALTARVDTALSIVKNK from the coding sequence ATGGCAAGGAACAAGGAATATGAAAAGGACCAGGTGTTGAACGCCGCCACGCGCGTATTCTGGGAAAAGGGATACACCGGCACTTCGGTCAACGCCTTGGTCCAGGCCACGGGACTGGGCAAACGGAGCATGTACAAGGAGTTCGGCAGCAAGGAAAATCTCTTTCGGGAATGCCTCCAGAACTACATGTTCAATCTGAACAGGGAGGCCAGCTCCATTTTAAGTCGCCAGCCACTGGGACTGGCCAATATCGAAGCCTTTTTTGCCAACCGCATTGATCAGGCGAGCATCTGCGACAGCGATGGTTGTATGGTCATAAATTCCGCTGTTGAAAAAAAGCTTATCGATGCCGGAACGTTTGATCTGGTCCAAGAGTCCCTGGCCGGTCTTGAGGATGCTTTTTTTGCCTGCCTTGAGGCTGCCGCCGACAGGGGAGAAATTCCGGAGGGCAAAGACCTCGAAGTCCTGGCGGGATTCTTGATGACCTTCACGGCGGGCATGATGGCCCTATGCAAGACCAAACCCGGAAAAATGGCCTTGACCGCACGTGTGGATACCGCCCTCAGCATTGTAAAAAATAAATGA
- a CDS encoding DUF169 domain-containing protein, with amino-acid sequence MKPDVKRLVETVGIETPLIGYYNVQDTEGFGAFAKPGSCIFASIDQCFQGEYIHVSPDDFKCIGARYWMCGVETLPREKFAHMLAEGEGLKCSTDLMGKWLDSQPPFKGEYEHIVVGPLKDDQYDSLKSVTFYVTPDQLACLVMACEYDNAGVNPPPVQAPFGSGCAQLAAVLRDFDLPKAVIGATDLGMRKYLPENILAFTVTKSMFERICNLDENSFLHKSLWRKLTEARGNRPETGAEG; translated from the coding sequence ATGAAACCAGACGTGAAAAGATTGGTGGAAACCGTTGGCATCGAGACACCGCTCATCGGCTATTATAATGTGCAAGACACTGAGGGATTCGGTGCATTCGCCAAACCCGGTTCGTGTATCTTCGCTTCGATTGATCAGTGTTTCCAAGGGGAATACATCCATGTCTCCCCAGATGATTTCAAATGCATCGGAGCCAGGTATTGGATGTGCGGCGTCGAGACCCTGCCTCGGGAGAAATTCGCCCACATGTTGGCGGAAGGAGAAGGACTGAAATGCTCGACTGATCTCATGGGCAAGTGGCTTGACAGCCAGCCGCCTTTTAAAGGGGAGTATGAGCATATCGTTGTCGGTCCTTTGAAAGACGACCAGTACGACTCCCTCAAATCGGTCACTTTCTACGTCACCCCTGATCAACTGGCCTGCCTGGTCATGGCCTGCGAGTACGATAATGCCGGTGTGAATCCTCCGCCGGTCCAGGCTCCCTTTGGATCGGGCTGTGCGCAACTGGCCGCCGTCTTGCGGGATTTCGATCTCCCCAAAGCCGTCATCGGTGCAACGGACCTGGGCATGCGCAAATACCTGCCGGAAAATATCCTCGCGTTTACGGTCACCAAGTCCATGTTCGAACGGATCTGCAATCTGGATGAAAACAGCTTCCTGCATAAGTCCCTGTGGAGAAAGCTGACCGAGGCCCGAGGAAATCGTCCCGAGACCGGGGCGGAGGGCTAA
- a CDS encoding redoxin domain-containing protein — translation MKLQDKLRTMKTSLESNIPSRVLEVMHRATDDLANSGILEKALKVGDRMPDFALPDSNGTKVRLSAALANGPLVLTFFRGQW, via the coding sequence ATGAAATTGCAAGACAAGCTCCGCACCATGAAAACGAGCCTGGAAAGCAACATCCCGAGCCGGGTGCTTGAGGTTATGCACCGGGCCACTGATGATCTTGCGAATTCGGGGATTCTTGAAAAGGCCCTGAAAGTCGGCGATCGGATGCCGGACTTCGCGCTTCCCGATTCCAACGGCACCAAGGTGCGGCTTTCCGCCGCCCTGGCAAACGGCCCGCTGGTGCTCACCTTTTTCCGAGGCCAGTGGTGA
- a CDS encoding redoxin domain-containing protein, whose protein sequence is MSATLLAVSPQRRPFNRQVIRDANLGFEILSDTGNRLAKAFGLAFTLSGALKEVYKSFNLDLERINGDDSWVLAMPARYVVDRHGVIRFADVNPDYTVRTEPEETLAELKRLKEGNE, encoded by the coding sequence CTGAGCGCAACCCTTCTGGCCGTATCTCCACAGCGCCGCCCCTTTAACCGGCAGGTCATCCGTGACGCCAACCTCGGTTTTGAGATCCTTTCCGATACCGGCAACAGGTTGGCCAAGGCGTTCGGGCTGGCGTTCACCCTTTCCGGCGCTCTCAAGGAGGTCTACAAATCGTTCAACCTGGATCTGGAACGGATCAACGGCGACGACTCCTGGGTTCTCGCCATGCCCGCGCGCTATGTCGTTGATCGGCATGGAGTGATCCGTTTCGCAGACGTGAATCCCGATTACACTGTCCGGACGGAACCGGAAGAGACTCTGGCTGAGTTGAAAAGGCTGAAGGAAGGAAATGAATGA
- a CDS encoding NADH:flavin oxidoreductase produces MSGMFEPVSIGVLSLKNRFVRSATCEAMADGKGGVTPALVKTYAYLAKGGVGLIISGHANVEKRGIGGPGQIGIYDDFLLPGLEELTRAVHAADGRIVVQLAHQGIWAVPVLSGMEPLGPSDSTAEGRTPARAVTRKEIEETIGSFADAALRAKKAGFDGVQIHAAHGFYLGAFLSSFYNNRKDAYGGPLENRARILVEVLDAIREKVGRDYPVLVKINADDYLEDGFTEADMLRVCTLLEAHGIDAIELSGGTMDPLGKHGPARPGRKGPEAWYAQSAQRLKETVNVPVILVGGIRSFATARNLVETGACDAVGLSRPLIRQPDLIRRWKRDHHEMPACLACNGCFQSAADGRGLRCILEERKRDRSA; encoded by the coding sequence ATGAGCGGCATGTTTGAGCCCGTATCCATCGGCGTCTTGTCCCTGAAGAACCGGTTTGTCCGGTCCGCCACCTGCGAAGCAATGGCGGACGGAAAGGGCGGCGTTACCCCGGCGTTGGTCAAGACGTATGCCTATCTCGCAAAGGGCGGGGTGGGGCTGATCATAAGCGGCCACGCAAATGTTGAGAAAAGGGGCATCGGCGGTCCGGGCCAGATCGGCATCTATGACGATTTTCTGTTGCCGGGGCTTGAAGAACTGACCCGCGCGGTCCATGCGGCGGATGGAAGGATCGTTGTCCAACTGGCCCATCAGGGCATATGGGCGGTCCCTGTGTTGTCGGGCATGGAGCCTCTGGGGCCATCCGATTCCACGGCCGAAGGGCGCACTCCTGCCCGGGCCGTGACACGGAAAGAGATTGAGGAGACAATCGGCTCCTTTGCCGATGCGGCTCTTCGGGCAAAAAAGGCGGGCTTTGACGGGGTTCAGATCCACGCCGCCCACGGATTCTATCTGGGGGCGTTCCTTTCATCCTTCTACAACAATCGAAAGGATGCCTACGGAGGGCCTCTGGAAAACCGCGCCCGGATTCTGGTGGAAGTCCTGGACGCCATCCGGGAAAAAGTGGGCCGGGACTATCCTGTCCTGGTCAAGATAAATGCCGACGACTATCTGGAGGACGGTTTCACCGAGGCGGATATGTTGAGGGTCTGCACCCTGCTGGAAGCCCATGGCATTGACGCCATCGAGCTTTCCGGCGGCACGATGGATCCTTTGGGGAAACATGGCCCGGCCCGGCCGGGCAGGAAAGGCCCCGAAGCCTGGTACGCTCAAAGCGCGCAACGTTTGAAAGAGACCGTCAATGTCCCGGTGATCCTGGTAGGGGGGATACGCTCCTTTGCCACGGCTCGAAACCTCGTGGAAACAGGTGCGTGCGACGCCGTCGGCCTCAGCCGCCCCCTGATCCGCCAGCCGGATCTTATCCGTCGCTGGAAACGCGATCATCATGAAATGCCCGCCTGCCTGGCCTGCAACGGATGCTTCCAATCGGCCGCCGATGGCCGAGGGTTGCGGTGTATCCTGGAAGAAAGGAAAAGGGATCGATCCGCCTAG
- a CDS encoding undecaprenyl-diphosphate phosphatase, producing MAPWYVAIILGIVEGLTEFLPISSTGHLIIAGHLLNFTGPKAETFEIVIQLGAILAVVVLYWDRFVGLLFPDKSRKFSGVYGLWLLFLTSLPASVLGLLTHHYIKEYLFSPFTVAVALAVGAVLIFVVEGMDNRSTTLTLDEITPKTALGIGLFQCLALWPGFSRSASTIMGGMLLGAKRTVAAEYSFIAAVPIMFAATGYDFLKNYALFETGDLIFLLIGFVVSFIAAWLAVKGFIVLLGRLTLRPFAVYRIALAALILLFL from the coding sequence ATGGCACCCTGGTATGTTGCGATCATTCTCGGCATTGTCGAAGGCCTGACCGAATTCCTACCCATCTCGAGCACCGGCCACCTGATCATCGCCGGACATCTCCTGAACTTCACCGGCCCCAAGGCCGAGACCTTTGAGATCGTCATCCAGCTCGGGGCCATCCTGGCCGTGGTGGTCCTGTACTGGGACCGCTTCGTGGGGCTGCTCTTCCCGGACAAAAGCCGCAAGTTCTCGGGCGTGTACGGCCTGTGGCTCCTGTTCCTGACCTCCCTGCCCGCCTCGGTGCTCGGGCTGCTGACCCATCACTACATCAAGGAATACCTTTTCTCGCCCTTTACCGTGGCCGTGGCCCTGGCCGTAGGCGCGGTGCTCATCTTCGTGGTCGAGGGCATGGACAACCGCAGCACCACCTTGACCCTGGACGAGATCACCCCGAAGACGGCGCTCGGCATCGGCTTGTTCCAGTGCCTGGCCCTGTGGCCCGGCTTTTCCCGGTCCGCCTCGACCATCATGGGCGGCATGCTCCTGGGCGCCAAGCGCACTGTGGCCGCCGAGTACTCCTTCATCGCGGCCGTGCCCATCATGTTCGCCGCCACGGGCTACGACTTTCTCAAGAACTACGCTCTGTTCGAGACAGGCGACTTGATCTTCCTGCTCATCGGCTTCGTGGTCTCCTTCATCGCGGCCTGGCTGGCCGTCAAGGGGTTCATCGTCCTGCTGGGCCGCCTGACCCTGCGCCCCTTCGCCGTATACCGCATTGCCCTGGCCGCCCTGATTCTCCTGTTTTTGTAA
- the lptF gene encoding LPS export ABC transporter permease LptF, protein MKLLQRQIFLELLKLFGLTVSCLLGLILVGRMLQLRSLFLSQNIGVLNIMQLFFFLTPFFLLLITPIATMLSVFLTFLRMSTDNELVALKASGVSLYRMLPAPVLFCSLCTLFAFFISFWGLAWGMDMFKTKLYYFAKTNSKFALQPGVFNKEFPGITFYAHQVDNEKGELKFAFVRDDSIKGTSVVVVAPEAEVVSKPRQAEIHVVFHNGRIFRKSGDELNILKFGTYSIKLDLGKLLTGFNFVEQKAKDMPFFRLNDIRNDHSLMPLENDRFFRKVDTEFYKRLTLPLGCFILGMFAIPIASVFRGLKQQYGLLLAMGLFMVYYAMFSVGVSMGESGTIPPQYGMWASDILFVFVALFGMRYANLERTPTVVHWLMHLRLPGRRGEAGA, encoded by the coding sequence GTGAAACTGCTTCAGCGTCAGATCTTCCTCGAACTGCTCAAGCTCTTCGGCTTGACCGTGTCCTGCCTCCTGGGCCTCATCCTGGTGGGGCGGATGCTCCAGTTGCGCTCCCTGTTCCTGTCACAGAACATCGGCGTGCTGAACATCATGCAGCTGTTCTTCTTCCTGACTCCCTTTTTTCTGCTGCTGATCACACCCATCGCCACCATGCTCAGCGTCTTTCTGACCTTTCTGCGCATGAGCACGGACAATGAGCTGGTGGCGCTCAAGGCCAGCGGGGTCAGCCTGTACCGCATGCTCCCCGCGCCCGTGCTTTTTTGCAGCCTGTGCACGCTGTTTGCCTTCTTCATCTCCTTCTGGGGGCTGGCCTGGGGCATGGACATGTTCAAGACCAAGCTCTACTACTTCGCCAAGACCAACTCGAAGTTCGCCTTGCAACCGGGTGTGTTCAATAAGGAATTCCCGGGCATTACCTTCTATGCCCACCAGGTGGACAACGAGAAGGGCGAGCTGAAGTTCGCCTTTGTCCGCGACGATTCCATCAAGGGAACCTCGGTGGTCGTGGTCGCGCCGGAGGCCGAGGTGGTCTCCAAGCCGCGCCAGGCCGAAATTCACGTGGTCTTTCACAACGGTCGCATCTTCCGCAAGAGCGGTGACGAATTGAACATCCTCAAGTTCGGCACGTATTCCATCAAGCTCGACCTGGGCAAGCTGTTGACCGGCTTCAACTTCGTGGAGCAGAAGGCCAAGGACATGCCGTTTTTTCGCCTCAATGACATCCGAAACGACCACAGCTTGATGCCGCTAGAGAACGACCGGTTCTTCCGCAAGGTGGACACCGAGTTCTACAAGCGGTTGACCCTGCCGCTGGGCTGCTTCATCCTGGGCATGTTCGCCATCCCCATCGCCTCGGTTTTTCGGGGGCTGAAGCAGCAATACGGCCTGCTTTTGGCCATGGGCTTGTTCATGGTCTACTACGCCATGTTCTCCGTCGGCGTAAGCATGGGGGAATCGGGAACGATCCCGCCCCAGTACGGCATGTGGGCCTCTGATATCCTATTCGTATTCGTGGCCCTCTTCGGCATGCGCTACGCCAATCTGGAGCGTACGCCCACAGTGGTCCACTGGCTCATGCACCTGCGTCTGCCCGGGCGCAGGGGGGAGGCCGGGGCATGA
- a CDS encoding LptF/LptG family permease, with product MKLIGVLNRYLIRQNLYLMAICLTVGTSLYLLSDIFDRLDDFIRAGLGAQTILFYFIVKIPLIVSQLMPAVFLLAMVIQLGVLSRSREMLALRAGGVAFTWFIRFFVAYALVWSVGQLVFSQFLGVFGEQEANRIWKEDVRKKQMDELTIQDLWFRDGPFIVLAKEAQPSKSRANDITVYEFTTDNQELIRILNAKKALIDDHGWGLLDVHELDTRTFITVDRPSQFLSVRQNLSAYAAVELKGDTAQLPLFELSKAINRLQESGSNVEILRTVWHSKLSYAFSIVIMALLALALVTFSENVYANIGLSLILIFLQYGVHVVGATAGEKGVLPPIMAAWLGNGIMGGLACLRLVWVTVPAFKASVLTAVQGLIPRRA from the coding sequence ATGAAGCTCATCGGCGTCCTTAACCGATACCTGATCCGGCAGAATCTCTATCTCATGGCCATTTGTCTGACCGTGGGCACCAGCCTGTACCTTTTGTCGGACATCTTCGACCGGCTGGACGATTTCATCCGGGCCGGGCTGGGCGCGCAGACCATCCTGTTCTATTTCATCGTCAAGATTCCGCTCATCGTCTCGCAGCTCATGCCCGCGGTCTTTCTCCTGGCCATGGTCATCCAGCTTGGGGTGCTCAGCCGGTCGCGAGAGATGCTCGCCCTGCGCGCCGGGGGCGTGGCCTTTACATGGTTCATCCGTTTTTTCGTCGCCTACGCCCTGGTCTGGAGCGTCGGGCAGCTGGTATTCTCCCAGTTTCTCGGGGTGTTCGGCGAGCAGGAGGCCAACCGCATCTGGAAGGAGGACGTCCGCAAGAAGCAGATGGACGAACTGACCATCCAGGATTTATGGTTCCGGGACGGGCCGTTCATCGTCCTGGCCAAGGAGGCCCAGCCGAGCAAGAGCAGGGCGAACGACATCACGGTCTACGAGTTCACCACGGACAACCAGGAGCTCATCCGCATCCTGAACGCCAAGAAGGCGCTCATCGACGACCACGGCTGGGGGCTTTTGGATGTGCACGAACTGGACACCCGGACGTTCATCACCGTGGACCGGCCGTCCCAGTTTCTGTCCGTACGGCAGAACCTGAGCGCCTACGCCGCCGTGGAGCTCAAGGGCGACACCGCGCAGCTGCCGCTGTTCGAATTGTCCAAAGCCATAAACAGACTTCAGGAGTCGGGCTCCAACGTGGAGATATTGCGGACCGTCTGGCACAGCAAGCTGTCCTACGCCTTCTCCATAGTGATCATGGCCCTGCTGGCCCTGGCGCTGGTGACTTTTTCGGAGAACGTCTACGCCAACATAGGCCTGTCGCTCATCCTCATATTCCTGCAATACGGGGTCCATGTGGTCGGGGCGACCGCAGGGGAGAAGGGCGTGTTGCCGCCGATCATGGCGGCCTGGCTCGGCAATGGGATCATGGGGGGGCTGGCCTGTCTGCGATTGGTCTGGGTGACCGTGCCGGCCTTCAAGGCCTCGGTCCTGACCGCGGTTCAGGGGCTGATTCCCCGGCGGGCGTGA
- the yihA gene encoding ribosome biogenesis GTP-binding protein YihA/YsxC: MNRTIELVKTIYEIKQLEAFDEPQIALAGRSNVGKSSLVNRLAGRKALAKISSKPGKTRSLNYYRVQPDGYFLVDLPGYGYAKCSKQERLKWAKLIEAYMKDNQGLKAVAVLLDSRLSPQKIDLELTAYVRGLGIPVIPILTKADKPKQRELAQLQKQWQDILQQDRAPVLFSSKTGKGEEKLWNRLGEYAGL, encoded by the coding sequence ATGAACCGAACCATCGAGTTAGTCAAAACAATATACGAAATCAAGCAGCTTGAGGCCTTTGACGAACCCCAGATCGCCCTGGCGGGCCGGTCCAACGTGGGCAAGTCCTCGCTGGTCAACCGGCTGGCAGGACGCAAGGCCCTGGCCAAGATAAGTTCCAAGCCCGGCAAGACGCGCAGCCTGAACTACTACCGGGTCCAGCCGGACGGCTACTTCCTGGTGGACCTGCCCGGCTACGGCTACGCCAAGTGCTCCAAGCAGGAGCGGCTCAAGTGGGCCAAGCTCATCGAGGCCTACATGAAGGACAACCAGGGCCTCAAGGCCGTGGCCGTCCTTCTGGATTCGCGGCTCTCCCCGCAGAAGATAGACCTGGAGCTGACCGCCTACGTGCGCGGCCTGGGCATCCCGGTCATCCCCATCCTGACCAAGGCGGACAAGCCCAAGCAGCGCGAACTGGCCCAGCTACAGAAACAGTGGCAGGACATTCTGCAACAGGACCGTGCCCCGGTGCTTTTTTCCAGCAAGACCGGCAAGGGTGAGGAAAAACTGTGGAACCGGCTCGGTGAATACGCCGGGCTGTGA
- a CDS encoding type II 3-dehydroquinate dehydratase, whose amino-acid sequence MDKLKILIMNGPNLGHIGTRQPEIYGSRTMGDMPELLSQVMGANGEEVVLEHFQSNSEGALIDRLEQAREQGVDGVVFNAGAYTHTSLALADCLAWIGIPCVEVHISNIWARTDQPLRQRSLMGERCVGVIAGFGILGYALGVQALYQRLRG is encoded by the coding sequence ATGGACAAGCTCAAAATTCTGATCATGAACGGCCCCAATCTCGGCCACATCGGCACCCGCCAGCCCGAGATCTACGGATCGCGGACCATGGGCGACATGCCCGAACTCCTTTCGCAGGTCATGGGCGCCAACGGGGAGGAGGTTGTGCTGGAGCATTTCCAGTCCAACTCCGAGGGCGCGCTCATCGACCGGCTGGAACAGGCCCGCGAGCAGGGCGTGGATGGCGTGGTCTTCAACGCCGGGGCGTACACTCATACCTCGCTCGCCCTGGCCGACTGCCTGGCCTGGATCGGCATTCCCTGCGTCGAGGTGCACATCAGCAACATCTGGGCGCGCACGGATCAGCCCCTGCGCCAGCGGTCCCTCATGGGCGAGAGGTGCGTCGGCGTGATTGCCGGATTCGGGATTCTGGGTTATGCCCTCGGTGTCCAGGCGCTGTACCAGCGGCTTCGGGGCTGA
- the efp gene encoding elongation factor P: MISTKDFRTGLKIEIDGKPFEIIEFQHFKPGKGGAMVRTKLRQMMTGQVLDKTFRSGEKVEKPDMSVTEMQYIFREGENFVFMDLETYEQMHVPGANVGPQGGFIKEGDTVKVLLYNGELIGVDLPANVSLKVTQTDPGIQGDRVSNATKPATMETGLKVNVPLFINEGDVIKVDTRSGEYLGRE; this comes from the coding sequence ATGATTTCAACCAAGGATTTCAGGACCGGCCTGAAGATCGAGATTGACGGCAAGCCCTTTGAAATTATCGAGTTCCAGCACTTCAAGCCGGGCAAGGGCGGGGCCATGGTGCGCACCAAGCTGCGCCAGATGATGACCGGCCAGGTCCTGGACAAGACCTTCCGCTCAGGGGAAAAGGTCGAAAAGCCGGACATGTCCGTGACCGAGATGCAGTACATCTTTCGGGAAGGCGAGAATTTCGTGTTCATGGACCTTGAGACCTATGAGCAAATGCACGTGCCCGGCGCTAACGTGGGCCCGCAGGGCGGCTTCATCAAGGAAGGCGACACCGTGAAGGTGCTTCTGTACAACGGCGAGCTCATCGGTGTGGACCTGCCCGCCAACGTCAGCCTGAAGGTGACCCAGACCGATCCCGGCATCCAGGGCGACCGCGTGTCCAACGCCACCAAGCCCGCCACCATGGAGACGGGCCTGAAGGTCAACGTCCCGCTGTTCATCAACGAAGGCGACGTTATCAAGGTGGACACCCGAAGCGGAGAGTACCTTGGTCGCGAATAA